Proteins from one Tsuneonella aeria genomic window:
- a CDS encoding PA2169 family four-helix-bundle protein → MTHHDGHRDGGLDTARTYNHADSGDTATLNTLIGTLIDSVQGYQKAAADTTNTRFAEMFNARAQERQQAITKLQSAVASMGGNPEDDGTTSGAVHRGWLNLKEAVMGRDDEAIVNEVERGEDYLKAKFEAAMEHKDLPAEARAAVEQAWTSVRAGHDEMSALKHAID, encoded by the coding sequence ATGACACACCACGACGGCCACCGCGATGGCGGGCTCGACACCGCGCGCACGTACAATCATGCGGATTCTGGCGACACCGCGACGCTGAACACCCTCATCGGAACGTTGATCGATTCGGTTCAGGGCTATCAAAAGGCTGCCGCCGACACGACGAACACTCGCTTCGCTGAAATGTTCAACGCCCGCGCCCAGGAACGCCAGCAGGCGATCACGAAGCTGCAATCCGCGGTCGCCAGCATGGGCGGCAATCCGGAAGACGACGGAACCACCAGCGGCGCGGTGCACCGTGGCTGGCTGAACCTCAAGGAAGCCGTGATGGGCCGCGACGACGAAGCGATCGTCAACGAGGTCGAACGCGGCGAGGATTACCTCAAGGCCAAGTTCGAGGCGGCGATGGAGCACAAGGACCTGCCGGCCGAAGCGCGCGCTGCGGTGGAGCAGGCCTGGACATCGGTCCGTGCCGGCCACGACGAGATGAGCGCGCTGAAGCACGCCATCGACTGA
- a CDS encoding NADP-dependent malic enzyme, producing the protein MADEKPTAFTAREALFYHETIRPGKIEIVPSKPMATQRDLSLAYSPGVAAPVEAIAADPANAARYTARSNLVAVISNGTAILGLGNLGALASKPVMEGKAVLFKRFADVDSIDIELDTEDPDKFIEAVALMEPSFGGINLEDIAAPECFVIEQALRERMNIPVMHDDQHGTAIIAAAGLINACHLTGRSLKDVRMVVNGAGASALACTALIKALGVPGDQVIVCDRQGPIYPGRGGVDQWKSAHATATEARSLEEALEGADVFLGLSGAGALKPEWVVKMAENPIIFAMANPEPEIRPEAAKAVRPDAIIATGRSDYPNQVNNVLGFPFIFRGALDVQATAINEEMKIAAAEAIASLARERVPDEVAAAYGVNHKFGTDYIIPAPFDPRLMEVVSSAVAQAAMDSGVAQAPIADMAAYRTGLKARLNPTTSVLTRVYEDAKANPKRVVFAEAEEDVALRAAIQFRDFGYGTPILVGRTKAIVDKLHMLGVSDPGGFEIQNSADSSLVPQMVDYLYQRLQRRGRTERDVRRMVNQDRNVFAALLVALGHGDALITGVTRPFAQTMREVSLVLDPKPGALPFGIHLLIGKSYTVFLADTTINERPSAEELAHIAIETAGVARRLGHEPRVAFLSYSTFGNPSGQWLDNIRDAVAILDARNPGFEYEGEMAPDAALNPKIMEFYPFSRLSAPANVLVMPGLQSANLSAKLLRELAGATTIGPMLVGMEKPVQIVPMTAIAPELLTLAVLAAGGVVG; encoded by the coding sequence TTGGCCGACGAGAAGCCCACCGCCTTCACCGCCCGCGAGGCGCTGTTCTACCATGAAACGATCCGGCCCGGTAAGATCGAGATCGTGCCATCAAAGCCCATGGCCACCCAGCGCGATCTCAGCCTGGCATACTCGCCGGGCGTCGCGGCACCGGTGGAGGCCATCGCGGCCGATCCTGCCAACGCTGCGCGCTATACCGCACGCTCGAACCTCGTCGCGGTCATCTCGAACGGAACCGCGATCCTGGGGCTGGGCAATCTCGGCGCGCTGGCTTCCAAGCCGGTGATGGAAGGCAAGGCGGTGCTGTTCAAGCGCTTCGCCGATGTCGATTCCATCGATATTGAGCTTGATACGGAAGACCCGGACAAGTTCATCGAGGCTGTCGCGCTGATGGAGCCGAGCTTCGGCGGCATCAATCTAGAAGACATTGCGGCGCCGGAGTGCTTCGTGATCGAGCAGGCCTTGCGCGAACGCATGAACATTCCGGTCATGCATGACGATCAGCACGGCACGGCGATCATTGCCGCTGCGGGCCTCATCAATGCCTGCCACTTGACCGGCCGCAGCCTGAAGGACGTGCGGATGGTAGTGAACGGGGCGGGCGCGTCGGCTCTCGCCTGCACCGCTCTCATCAAGGCACTGGGCGTGCCGGGCGACCAGGTCATAGTGTGCGATCGACAGGGGCCCATCTATCCCGGGCGCGGCGGTGTCGACCAGTGGAAGAGCGCCCACGCCACCGCGACCGAAGCGCGAAGCCTGGAGGAAGCGCTGGAAGGGGCCGACGTGTTTCTCGGCCTGTCGGGCGCGGGGGCCCTGAAACCCGAATGGGTGGTGAAGATGGCGGAAAATCCCATCATCTTCGCCATGGCAAACCCGGAACCCGAGATCCGCCCCGAGGCGGCCAAGGCCGTCCGCCCGGACGCCATCATCGCCACCGGCCGTTCCGACTACCCGAACCAGGTCAACAACGTGCTCGGCTTCCCGTTCATTTTCCGCGGCGCGCTGGATGTGCAGGCGACCGCGATCAACGAGGAGATGAAGATCGCCGCGGCCGAAGCCATCGCCAGCCTGGCGCGAGAACGCGTGCCGGATGAAGTGGCGGCGGCTTATGGCGTGAACCACAAGTTCGGCACCGACTACATCATCCCCGCCCCATTTGATCCGCGGCTGATGGAGGTCGTGTCGAGCGCGGTGGCGCAGGCCGCGATGGACAGCGGTGTCGCCCAGGCGCCGATCGCCGACATGGCCGCCTATCGCACAGGCTTGAAGGCGCGGCTAAATCCCACAACCTCCGTACTCACCCGCGTTTACGAAGATGCCAAGGCGAACCCGAAACGCGTGGTCTTCGCCGAGGCGGAAGAGGACGTGGCCCTGCGCGCTGCCATTCAGTTTCGCGATTTCGGCTATGGCACGCCCATTCTGGTCGGTCGCACCAAGGCGATCGTCGACAAGCTGCACATGCTGGGCGTCAGCGATCCGGGCGGATTTGAAATTCAGAATTCGGCAGACAGCAGCCTCGTGCCGCAAATGGTCGACTATCTCTACCAAAGGCTGCAGCGCCGCGGCCGGACCGAGCGGGACGTGCGGCGGATGGTCAATCAGGATCGCAACGTCTTTGCCGCCCTGCTGGTTGCGCTGGGCCACGGGGATGCGCTTATCACCGGCGTTACCCGCCCATTCGCGCAGACCATGCGCGAAGTCAGCCTCGTGCTCGATCCCAAGCCCGGCGCGCTGCCGTTCGGCATCCATCTGCTGATCGGCAAGAGCTACACAGTTTTTCTTGCCGATACGACGATCAACGAGCGGCCGAGCGCGGAAGAACTGGCGCATATCGCGATCGAGACCGCCGGCGTCGCGCGCCGCCTAGGGCACGAGCCGCGGGTGGCGTTCCTGTCCTATTCCACGTTCGGCAACCCGTCCGGCCAATGGCTGGACAACATTCGTGACGCGGTCGCCATTCTTGATGCGCGCAATCCCGGCTTCGAATACGAAGGGGAGATGGCGCCCGATGCGGCGCTGAACCCCAAGATCATGGAATTCTATCCCTTCAGTCGCCTATCGGCGCCCGCCAACGTGCTGGTAATGCCGGGGCTGCAATCCGCCAACCTCTCCGCCAAGTTGCTTCGGGAACTTGCCGGCGCCACCACCATCGGTCCGATGCTGGTGGGCATGGAAAAGCCGGTCCAGATCGTCCCCATGACTGCCATCGCGCCCGAACTGCTCACCCTCGCTGTGCTGGCTGCGGGGGGTGTCGTCGGTTGA
- a CDS encoding zf-TFIIB domain-containing protein, giving the protein MRTEAEVAAMQCPICRVPLAMSDRQGIEIDYCPQCRGVWLDRGELDKIVERSASQAAPQRTTPSYVQHGGAQHGGFGHGSHGKPYKKRKSWLEDIFD; this is encoded by the coding sequence ATGCGCACCGAAGCCGAAGTGGCCGCCATGCAATGTCCGATTTGCCGCGTGCCGCTTGCCATGAGCGACCGGCAGGGGATCGAGATCGACTATTGCCCGCAATGCCGCGGCGTGTGGCTGGACCGGGGCGAACTCGACAAGATCGTGGAGCGGAGCGCCAGCCAGGCCGCCCCGCAGCGAACCACCCCCAGCTATGTCCAGCATGGAGGTGCGCAGCATGGCGGTTTCGGCCACGGCAGCCATGGCAAGCCCTACAAGAAGCGCAAGAGCTGGCTGGAAGACATCTTCGACTGA